A region from the Benincasa hispida cultivar B227 chromosome 8, ASM972705v1, whole genome shotgun sequence genome encodes:
- the LOC120083537 gene encoding pyruvate decarboxylase 2-like, producing the protein MDTVIAALDSCKPFNNDLASLPQNGSQSPPSVIVSSDATLGRHLARRLVQIGISDVFSVPGDFNLTLLDHLIAEPGLTNIGCCNELNAGYAADGYARRHGVGACVVTFTVGGLSVLNAIAGAYSENLPVICVVGGPNTNDYGTSRILHHTIGLSDFSQELRCFQTVTCFQAVINNIEEAHAQIDKAISTALIESKPVYLSISCNLPGIPHPTFSRDPIPFAISPRVSNKMGLEAAVEATVLFLDKAVKPVMVGGPKLRVAKACNEFVELADACGYALAVMPSAKGLVPEYHPHFIGTYWGSVGTAFCGEIVESADAYLFVGPIFNDYSSVGYSLLLKKEKAIIVEPDRVMIANGPTFGCILMKDFLRELAKRLKKNTTAYENYHRIYVPDGQPLKCKPNEPLRVNILFQHIQKMLSEEMAVIAETGDSWFNCQKLKLPKGCGYEFQMQYGSIGWSVGATLGYAQSVPNKRVIACIGDGSFQVTAQDVSTMIRCQQKTIIFLINNGGYTIEVEIHDGPYNVIKNWNYTALVDAIHNGEGKCWTTNVRTEEELIEAISIATEKKSDSLCFIEVVVHKDDTSKELLEWGSRVCAANSRLPNPQ; encoded by the exons ATGGATACCGTCATTGCAGCTCTTGATTCATGCAAGCCTTTCAACAACGACTTAGCATCCCTGCCTCAAAACGGTTCTCAGTCCCCGCCCTCCGTCATCGTATCCTCAGACGCCACGCTCGGTCGTCACCTCGCGCGACGCCTGGTCCAAATTGGAATTAGTGATGTATTCTCCGTTCCCGGTGACTTCAATCTAACCCTACTCGACCATCTCATTGCCGAGCCTGGACTCACTAACATTGGCTGTTGCAATGAACTCAATGCTGGCTATGCAGCTGATGGCTATGCGAGGCGTCATGGGGTTGGTGCATGCGTTGTCACATTCACTGTTGGAGGGCTAAGTGTGTTGAACGCCATTGCCGGTGCTTATAGTGAAAATCTTCCTGTGATTTGTGTTGTTGGTGGCCCAAATACCAATGACTATGGAACCAGTAGGATACTTCATCACACTATTGGGTTGTCTGATTTCAGTCAAGAACTCAGATGCTTTCAAACTGTGACATGTTTTCAA GCTGTGATAAACAATATAGAAGAAGCTCATGCTCAAATTGACAAAGCCATATCAACTGCACTGATTGAAAGCAAACCTGTGTACCTCAGCATCAGTTGCAACTTACCTGGTATCCCTCACCCAACTTTCAGCAGAGACCCAATCCCATTTGCTATATCTCCAAG GGTGAGTAACAAGATGGGGCTCGAAGCAGCAGTAGAGGCCACAGTGTTGTTCCTCGACAAGGCGGTGAAGCCGGTGATGGTCGGTGGGCCAAAGCTCCGAGTGGCCAAGGCTTGCAACGAATTTGTTGAGTTGGCTGATGCATGTGGCTACGCGCTCGCCGTGATGCCATCAGCAAAAGGCTTGGTCCCAGAATACCACCCTCACTTCATTGGAACTTATTGGGGATCGGTTGGGACCGCCTTCTGCGGCGAAATCGTGGAATCAGCTGACGCATATCTATTCGTTGGTCCGATCTTCAACGACTACAGCTCCGTCGGCTACTCCCTCCTTTTGAAAAAAGAGAAAGCCATCATTGTGGAGCCTGACCGTGTGATGATAGCTAATGGCCCAACATTTGGTTGTATTCTAATGAAGGATTTTCTCAGAGAACTTGCAAAAAGACTTAAGAAAAACACAACAGCTTACGAGAATTACCACCGGATCTATGTGCCGGACGGCCAGCCGTTGAAATGCAAGCCCAATGAGCCTTTGagagtcaacattttgtttcAGCATATACAGAAGATGTTGTCGGAGGAGATGGCGGTGATCGCGGAGACGGGAGACTCGTGGTTCAATTGTCAGAAGTTGAAGCTGCCAAAAGGATGCGG ATATGAATTTCAGATGCAGTATGGTTCGATTGGATGGTCTGTCGGTGCGACGTTGGGATATGCTCAATCTGTTCCGAATAAGCGTGTAATTGCGTGCATTGGCGATGGAAGCTTTCAG GTGACAGCACAAGATGTATCAACCATGATTAGGTGTCAACAAAAGACCATAATCTTCTTAATCAACAATGGAGGTTACACTATTGAAGTCGAAATTCATGATGGACCTTACAACGTTATCAAGAATTGGAATTACACTGCCTTAGTCGATGCAATCCACAATGGTGAAGGCAAATGTTGGACTACAAAC GTGCGTACTGAGGAAGAACTCATTGAAGCGATCAGTATTGCGACGGAAAAGAAGAGTGATTCTTTGTGTTTTATTGAAGTTGTTGTTCATAAAGATGATACAAGTAAAGAGTTGCTCGAGTGGGGATCAAGAGTTTGTGCTGCAAACAGTCGTCTTCCAAATCCTCAATGA
- the LOC120083038 gene encoding potassium transporter 1 isoform X3 has translation MRMMKRYMGFYPLSFGHLHSLLSSNMFSLSCQPMIMAKGISETKSSAALKSFFRLHPSFRRGFLLFVLFGTCMAIGDGVLTPAISVLSAVSGVKHKITGLHENYIVLISCIILVGLFSLQHRGTHKVAFMFAPIITAWLVSISVIGMYNIIKWNPSIYHALSPVYMLKFLRSTGIEGWISLGGVVLSITGVEAMFADLGHFSSLSIKIAFTFLVYPSLMLAYLGEAAFLSKHHEDIQRSFYKAIPEAVFWPVFIVATFASVVGSQAVISATFSLVNQCCALNCFPHVKTMHTSNQIYGQIYIPEVNWMLMCLCLAVTIGLRDTNMIGHAYGLAVTIVMFVSTCLMTLVIIIVWKKRLINAVAFFMFFGSVELLYISASIIKVHEGGWIPLVLSTIFMCSMYTWYYGTMKKHEYDDENKVSMNRILSSGPSLGIVRVPGIGLIYTNLVAGVPAVFGHFVTTLPAFHQVLVFVCIKYVQVPHIDEEDRLLITRVGPEECNMFRCIVRYGYRDLLQENYNFENRLVFSLVHYVETEDHFWKPLTQVSRGCENSEEPCEYEPVEQAFTSSNMLQSSNKYQATDTAVDDREKSIHNEEAVQILRAKESGITYIFGHCSVKAKKSSPIFKKLAIDIVYAFLKQNCREPEVLLNVPHTSLLEVGMVYYV, from the exons ATGAGAATGATGAAGAGATATATGGGGTTCTATCCTTTATCTTTTGGACATTTACACTCATTGCTCTCTTCAAATATGTTTTCATTGTCATGTCAGCCGATGATAATGGCGAAG GGAATCTCGGAGACCAAGTCGAGTGCTGCACTAAAGTCTTTTTTTCGACTGCATCCGTCTTTTCGAAGAGGTTTTTTGTTGTTTGTTCTCTTTGGAACCTGCATGGCTATTGGTGATGGAGTGCTCACTCCTGCAATATCAG TTCTTTCAGCAGTCTCAGGTGTCAAACATAAGATTACTGGACTCCATGAGA ATTATATTGTTTTAATCTCATGCATCATCTTAGTTGGACTATTCTCCCTCCAGCATCGTGGAACGCACAAGGTTGCTTTCATGTTTGCTCCAATCATCACGGCGTGGCTTGTCAGTATTAGCGTTATCGGAATGTATAATATTATCAAATGGAACCCAAGTATATATCATGCACTCTCTCCAGTTTATATGCTGAAGTTCCTTCGAAGCACAGGCATTGAAGGTTGGATTTCATTAGGCGGAGTCGTTCTCTCGATAACAG GTGTGGAGGCGATGTTTGCTGATTTAGGCCACTTCTCTTCACTTTCAATCAAG ATTGCCTTCACATTTCTTGTATATCCCTCCTTGATGCTTGCTTATTTGGGTGAGGCTGCATTCCTCTCTAAGCACCATGAAGATATTCAGAGAAGCTTCTACAAAGCAATACCTG AAGCTGTGTTTTGGCCGGTGTTCATCGTGGCAACTTTTGCTTCTGTCGTAGGAAGTCAGGCCGTGATTTCGGCTACATTCTCCCTCGTAAACCAGTGCTGTGCTCTGAATTGTTTCCCTCATGTGAAAACTATGCACACTTCAAACCAGATATATGGGCAGATTTATATCCCAGAAGTTAATTGGATGTTAATGTGCCTTTGTTTAGCTGTGACAATTGGCTTGAGAGACACAAACATGATAGGGCATGCATATG GGCTGGCAGTCACCATTGTTATGTTTGTCTCAACTTGCTTGATGACACTTGTGATAATAATTGTTTGGAAGAAAAGGTTGATCAATGCCGTAGcgtttttcatgtttttcgGGTCAGTCGAACTACTTTACATCTCTGCATCAATCATCAAAGTTCATGAAGGCGGTTGGATCCCTCTCGTGCTTTCTACTATCTTTATGTGTTCGATGTATACATGGTACTACGGGACGATGAAGAAACATGAATATGACGATGAGAACAAAGTGTCGATGAATAGGATACTTTCTTCAGGGCCTAGCCTCGGCATAGTGCGTGTGCCCGGAATTGGACTCATATACACTAATCTGGTCGCTGGTGTTCCTGCTGTTTTTGGTCACTTTGTAACCACTTTGCCTGCATTTCATCAAGTTCTTGTATTTGTTTGTATAAAATACGTTCAAGTTCCTCATATCGATGAAGAAGATCGTTTGCTCATTACGAGGGTGGGGCCAGAAGAATGCAACATGTTTCGGTGCATTGTGCGGTACGGTTACAGGGATTTGCTACAAGAGAACTACAATTTTGAGAACAGATTGGTGTTTTCTTTAGTGCATTATGTTGAAACAGAAGATCACTTTTGGAAACCATTGACACAAGTCTCTAGAGGGTGTGAAAATTCAGAAGAACCTTGTGAATATGAACCAGTGGAGCAGGCTTTTACAAGCTCAAATATGTTGCAGTCTTCAAACAAATATCAAGCAACGGATACGGCAGTCGACGATCGGGAAAAGTCTATACATAATGAGGAAGCAGTGCAGATATTGAGAGCAAAAGAATCGGGAATTACGTACATCTTTGGACATTGTTCAGTCAAGGCCAAGAAATCATCTCCCATTTTCAAGAAGTTAGCCATTGATATTGTGTATGCTTTTTTGAAACAGAATTGTAGAGAGCCTGAGGTTTTACTGAATGTGCCTCACACTTCTCTCTTGGAAGTTGGAATGGTATATTATGTATAG
- the LOC120083038 gene encoding potassium transporter 1 isoform X2, with amino-acid sequence MNSPSQENVETEGISPKNVKNESYRSVLMLAYQSLGVVYGDLSTSPLYVYKTTFSGKLSLHENDEEIYGVLSFIFWTFTLIALFKYVFIVMSADDNGEGGTFALYSLLCRHARLCILPNQEPTDDKLSAYDIKGISETKSSAALKSFFRLHPSFRRGFLLFVLFGTCMAIGDGVLTPAISVLSAVSGVKHKITGLHENYIVLISCIILVGLFSLQHRGTHKVAFMFAPIITAWLVSISVIGMYNIIKWNPSIYHALSPVYMLKFLRSTGIEGWISLGGVVLSITGVEAMFADLGHFSSLSIKIAFTFLVYPSLMLAYLGEAAFLSKHHEDIQRSFYKAIPGSQAVISATFSLVNQCCALNCFPHVKTMHTSNQIYGQIYIPEVNWMLMCLCLAVTIGLRDTNMIGHAYGLAVTIVMFVSTCLMTLVIIIVWKKRLINAVAFFMFFGSVELLYISASIIKVHEGGWIPLVLSTIFMCSMYTWYYGTMKKHEYDDENKVSMNRILSSGPSLGIVRVPGIGLIYTNLVAGVPAVFGHFVTTLPAFHQVLVFVCIKYVQVPHIDEEDRLLITRVGPEECNMFRCIVRYGYRDLLQENYNFENRLVFSLVHYVETEDHFWKPLTQVSRGCENSEEPCEYEPVEQAFTSSNMLQSSNKYQATDTAVDDREKSIHNEEAVQILRAKESGITYIFGHCSVKAKKSSPIFKKLAIDIVYAFLKQNCREPEVLLNVPHTSLLEVGMVYYV; translated from the exons ATGAACAGCCCATCACAGGAAAATGTTGAAACAGAAGGAATCTCTCCAAAG AATGTGAAGAATGAGTCCTACAGAAGTGTGCTTATGTTGGCTTACCAAAGTCTAGGAGTTGTTTATGGGGACCTCAGCACCTCCCCTCTCTATGTCTACAAAACTACCTTCTCTGGCAAATTGAGTCTCCATGAGAATGATGAAGAGATATATGGGGTTCTATCCTTTATCTTTTGGACATTTACACTCATTGCTCTCTTCAAATATGTTTTCATTGTCATGTCAGCCGATGATAATGGCGAAG GGGGTACATTTGCACTGTACTCTCTCCTCTGCAGGCATGCTAGATTATGCATTCTACCGAATCAAGAACCTACTGATGATAAGTTATCTGCATATGACATTAAGGGAATCTCGGAGACCAAGTCGAGTGCTGCACTAAAGTCTTTTTTTCGACTGCATCCGTCTTTTCGAAGAGGTTTTTTGTTGTTTGTTCTCTTTGGAACCTGCATGGCTATTGGTGATGGAGTGCTCACTCCTGCAATATCAG TTCTTTCAGCAGTCTCAGGTGTCAAACATAAGATTACTGGACTCCATGAGA ATTATATTGTTTTAATCTCATGCATCATCTTAGTTGGACTATTCTCCCTCCAGCATCGTGGAACGCACAAGGTTGCTTTCATGTTTGCTCCAATCATCACGGCGTGGCTTGTCAGTATTAGCGTTATCGGAATGTATAATATTATCAAATGGAACCCAAGTATATATCATGCACTCTCTCCAGTTTATATGCTGAAGTTCCTTCGAAGCACAGGCATTGAAGGTTGGATTTCATTAGGCGGAGTCGTTCTCTCGATAACAG GTGTGGAGGCGATGTTTGCTGATTTAGGCCACTTCTCTTCACTTTCAATCAAG ATTGCCTTCACATTTCTTGTATATCCCTCCTTGATGCTTGCTTATTTGGGTGAGGCTGCATTCCTCTCTAAGCACCATGAAGATATTCAGAGAAGCTTCTACAAAGCAATACCTG GAAGTCAGGCCGTGATTTCGGCTACATTCTCCCTCGTAAACCAGTGCTGTGCTCTGAATTGTTTCCCTCATGTGAAAACTATGCACACTTCAAACCAGATATATGGGCAGATTTATATCCCAGAAGTTAATTGGATGTTAATGTGCCTTTGTTTAGCTGTGACAATTGGCTTGAGAGACACAAACATGATAGGGCATGCATATG GGCTGGCAGTCACCATTGTTATGTTTGTCTCAACTTGCTTGATGACACTTGTGATAATAATTGTTTGGAAGAAAAGGTTGATCAATGCCGTAGcgtttttcatgtttttcgGGTCAGTCGAACTACTTTACATCTCTGCATCAATCATCAAAGTTCATGAAGGCGGTTGGATCCCTCTCGTGCTTTCTACTATCTTTATGTGTTCGATGTATACATGGTACTACGGGACGATGAAGAAACATGAATATGACGATGAGAACAAAGTGTCGATGAATAGGATACTTTCTTCAGGGCCTAGCCTCGGCATAGTGCGTGTGCCCGGAATTGGACTCATATACACTAATCTGGTCGCTGGTGTTCCTGCTGTTTTTGGTCACTTTGTAACCACTTTGCCTGCATTTCATCAAGTTCTTGTATTTGTTTGTATAAAATACGTTCAAGTTCCTCATATCGATGAAGAAGATCGTTTGCTCATTACGAGGGTGGGGCCAGAAGAATGCAACATGTTTCGGTGCATTGTGCGGTACGGTTACAGGGATTTGCTACAAGAGAACTACAATTTTGAGAACAGATTGGTGTTTTCTTTAGTGCATTATGTTGAAACAGAAGATCACTTTTGGAAACCATTGACACAAGTCTCTAGAGGGTGTGAAAATTCAGAAGAACCTTGTGAATATGAACCAGTGGAGCAGGCTTTTACAAGCTCAAATATGTTGCAGTCTTCAAACAAATATCAAGCAACGGATACGGCAGTCGACGATCGGGAAAAGTCTATACATAATGAGGAAGCAGTGCAGATATTGAGAGCAAAAGAATCGGGAATTACGTACATCTTTGGACATTGTTCAGTCAAGGCCAAGAAATCATCTCCCATTTTCAAGAAGTTAGCCATTGATATTGTGTATGCTTTTTTGAAACAGAATTGTAGAGAGCCTGAGGTTTTACTGAATGTGCCTCACACTTCTCTCTTGGAAGTTGGAATGGTATATTATGTATAG
- the LOC120084240 gene encoding protein CHUP1, chloroplastic, whose protein sequence is MPKEEDEELAMEINYLKKELEISLQKSNFLENENQELRQELGRLKSQIQSLKAHNNERKSILWKKFHSSMDVAVAGADSRPPSPAAAAGEKRETTKSQKQSSWGDVKENQRMMVAPALAPPPPPPLPTKLLGGSKAVRRVPEVLELYRTLTKRDAQKENKATHGGVPTVAFTKNMIGEIENRSAYLSAIKSEVETHGEFVNWLIKEVEAAAPRDISEVERFVKWVDVKLGSLVDERAVLKHFPRWPEAKADALREAAFSYRDLKRLENEVCMFRDNAKEEVNVVLKRAQALQDRVEQSVSNLEKTREFNSKKYQRFQIPSQWMFDSALPAQMKLSSLRLGKECMLRITREIRSIETPQAENLFLQGVRFAYRVHQFAGGFDSEATVVFEELKKAGLSSQRK, encoded by the exons atgccaaaggaagaagatgaagaattgGCTATGGAGATCAATTACTTGAAAAAAGAATTGGAAATTTCTctacaaaaatcaaattttctcgaGAATGAAAATCAAGAACTCAGACAAGAATTGGGTCGATTGAAATCCCAGATTCAGTCTTTGAAAGCTCACAACAATGAGAGAAAATCCATTCTCTGGAAGAAATTTCATTCTTCCATGGACGTCGCCGTCGCCGGAGCTGACTCGCGGCCGCCTAGTCCGGCAGCGGCGGCGGGAGAGAAACGGGAGACGACCAAATCGCAGAAACAGAGTAGTTGGGGTGATGTGAAAGAGAATCAGAGAATGATGGTGGCACCGGCATTGGCGCCGCCGCCTCCGCCGCCACTTCCGACGAAGCTGCTCGGAGGATCAAAGGCAGTGAGGCGAGTTCCGGAAGTGTTGGAGTTGTACCGTACGCTGACGAAAAGGGATGCACAGAAGGAAAATAAGGCCACACACGGCGGAGTTCCGACGGTGGCGTTCACCAAAAACATGATTGGCGAAATCGAAAACCGATCAGCCTATCTATCGGCG ATAAAATCAGAAGTGGAAACACATGGAGAGTTTGTGAACTGGTTGATCAAAGAAGTAGAAGCTGCAGCACCAAGAGACATATCAGAGGTGGAGAGGTTTGTGAAGTGGGTGGACGTGAAGTTGGGGTCGCTGGTGGACGAGAGGGCAGTGTTGAAGCACTTCCCGCGGTGGCCAGAGGCGAAAGCGGATGCATTGCGGGAGGCGGCATTCAGCTATAGAGACCTGAAGAGGCTGGAGAATGAAGTGTGTATGTTTAGAGACAATGCAAAGGAGGAGGTGAATGTTGTGTTGAAGAGAGCTCAAGCATTGCAAGACAG GGTGGAGCAGAGTGTGAGCAACCTGGAGAAGACCAGGGAGTTCAATTCTAAGAAGTATCAACGTTTTCAAATCCCCTCACAATGGATGTTTGATTCCGCTTTGCCGGCTCAG ATGAAGTTGAGCTCATTGAGGCTGGGAAAGGAATGCATGCTAAGGATAACAAGAGAAATTCGATCAATCGAAACCCCACAAGCAGAAAACCTTTTCCTTCAAGGGGTTCGCTTCGCTTACAGGGTCCATCAG TTTGCAGGTGGTTTCGATTCGGAGGCTACAGTGGTTTTTGAAGAACTGAAGAAAGCTGGGCTGAGCAGTCAAAGAAAATAG
- the LOC120083038 gene encoding potassium transporter 1 isoform X1: MNSPSQENVETEGISPKNVKNESYRSVLMLAYQSLGVVYGDLSTSPLYVYKTTFSGKLSLHENDEEIYGVLSFIFWTFTLIALFKYVFIVMSADDNGEGGTFALYSLLCRHARLCILPNQEPTDDKLSAYDIKGISETKSSAALKSFFRLHPSFRRGFLLFVLFGTCMAIGDGVLTPAISVLSAVSGVKHKITGLHENYIVLISCIILVGLFSLQHRGTHKVAFMFAPIITAWLVSISVIGMYNIIKWNPSIYHALSPVYMLKFLRSTGIEGWISLGGVVLSITGVEAMFADLGHFSSLSIKIAFTFLVYPSLMLAYLGEAAFLSKHHEDIQRSFYKAIPEAVFWPVFIVATFASVVGSQAVISATFSLVNQCCALNCFPHVKTMHTSNQIYGQIYIPEVNWMLMCLCLAVTIGLRDTNMIGHAYGLAVTIVMFVSTCLMTLVIIIVWKKRLINAVAFFMFFGSVELLYISASIIKVHEGGWIPLVLSTIFMCSMYTWYYGTMKKHEYDDENKVSMNRILSSGPSLGIVRVPGIGLIYTNLVAGVPAVFGHFVTTLPAFHQVLVFVCIKYVQVPHIDEEDRLLITRVGPEECNMFRCIVRYGYRDLLQENYNFENRLVFSLVHYVETEDHFWKPLTQVSRGCENSEEPCEYEPVEQAFTSSNMLQSSNKYQATDTAVDDREKSIHNEEAVQILRAKESGITYIFGHCSVKAKKSSPIFKKLAIDIVYAFLKQNCREPEVLLNVPHTSLLEVGMVYYV, translated from the exons ATGAACAGCCCATCACAGGAAAATGTTGAAACAGAAGGAATCTCTCCAAAG AATGTGAAGAATGAGTCCTACAGAAGTGTGCTTATGTTGGCTTACCAAAGTCTAGGAGTTGTTTATGGGGACCTCAGCACCTCCCCTCTCTATGTCTACAAAACTACCTTCTCTGGCAAATTGAGTCTCCATGAGAATGATGAAGAGATATATGGGGTTCTATCCTTTATCTTTTGGACATTTACACTCATTGCTCTCTTCAAATATGTTTTCATTGTCATGTCAGCCGATGATAATGGCGAAG GGGGTACATTTGCACTGTACTCTCTCCTCTGCAGGCATGCTAGATTATGCATTCTACCGAATCAAGAACCTACTGATGATAAGTTATCTGCATATGACATTAAGGGAATCTCGGAGACCAAGTCGAGTGCTGCACTAAAGTCTTTTTTTCGACTGCATCCGTCTTTTCGAAGAGGTTTTTTGTTGTTTGTTCTCTTTGGAACCTGCATGGCTATTGGTGATGGAGTGCTCACTCCTGCAATATCAG TTCTTTCAGCAGTCTCAGGTGTCAAACATAAGATTACTGGACTCCATGAGA ATTATATTGTTTTAATCTCATGCATCATCTTAGTTGGACTATTCTCCCTCCAGCATCGTGGAACGCACAAGGTTGCTTTCATGTTTGCTCCAATCATCACGGCGTGGCTTGTCAGTATTAGCGTTATCGGAATGTATAATATTATCAAATGGAACCCAAGTATATATCATGCACTCTCTCCAGTTTATATGCTGAAGTTCCTTCGAAGCACAGGCATTGAAGGTTGGATTTCATTAGGCGGAGTCGTTCTCTCGATAACAG GTGTGGAGGCGATGTTTGCTGATTTAGGCCACTTCTCTTCACTTTCAATCAAG ATTGCCTTCACATTTCTTGTATATCCCTCCTTGATGCTTGCTTATTTGGGTGAGGCTGCATTCCTCTCTAAGCACCATGAAGATATTCAGAGAAGCTTCTACAAAGCAATACCTG AAGCTGTGTTTTGGCCGGTGTTCATCGTGGCAACTTTTGCTTCTGTCGTAGGAAGTCAGGCCGTGATTTCGGCTACATTCTCCCTCGTAAACCAGTGCTGTGCTCTGAATTGTTTCCCTCATGTGAAAACTATGCACACTTCAAACCAGATATATGGGCAGATTTATATCCCAGAAGTTAATTGGATGTTAATGTGCCTTTGTTTAGCTGTGACAATTGGCTTGAGAGACACAAACATGATAGGGCATGCATATG GGCTGGCAGTCACCATTGTTATGTTTGTCTCAACTTGCTTGATGACACTTGTGATAATAATTGTTTGGAAGAAAAGGTTGATCAATGCCGTAGcgtttttcatgtttttcgGGTCAGTCGAACTACTTTACATCTCTGCATCAATCATCAAAGTTCATGAAGGCGGTTGGATCCCTCTCGTGCTTTCTACTATCTTTATGTGTTCGATGTATACATGGTACTACGGGACGATGAAGAAACATGAATATGACGATGAGAACAAAGTGTCGATGAATAGGATACTTTCTTCAGGGCCTAGCCTCGGCATAGTGCGTGTGCCCGGAATTGGACTCATATACACTAATCTGGTCGCTGGTGTTCCTGCTGTTTTTGGTCACTTTGTAACCACTTTGCCTGCATTTCATCAAGTTCTTGTATTTGTTTGTATAAAATACGTTCAAGTTCCTCATATCGATGAAGAAGATCGTTTGCTCATTACGAGGGTGGGGCCAGAAGAATGCAACATGTTTCGGTGCATTGTGCGGTACGGTTACAGGGATTTGCTACAAGAGAACTACAATTTTGAGAACAGATTGGTGTTTTCTTTAGTGCATTATGTTGAAACAGAAGATCACTTTTGGAAACCATTGACACAAGTCTCTAGAGGGTGTGAAAATTCAGAAGAACCTTGTGAATATGAACCAGTGGAGCAGGCTTTTACAAGCTCAAATATGTTGCAGTCTTCAAACAAATATCAAGCAACGGATACGGCAGTCGACGATCGGGAAAAGTCTATACATAATGAGGAAGCAGTGCAGATATTGAGAGCAAAAGAATCGGGAATTACGTACATCTTTGGACATTGTTCAGTCAAGGCCAAGAAATCATCTCCCATTTTCAAGAAGTTAGCCATTGATATTGTGTATGCTTTTTTGAAACAGAATTGTAGAGAGCCTGAGGTTTTACTGAATGTGCCTCACACTTCTCTCTTGGAAGTTGGAATGGTATATTATGTATAG
- the LOC120083943 gene encoding uncharacterized protein LOC120083943 yields MEVLTQLLNKLPVSFRFHDRCERVGLTHLVFADDFMIFCATEKNSLKFVRQVLADFTGLSRLLANVGKSSIFVAGVESGEAEELAAFMGFSLSSLPVRYLRLPLLAGRLKAVDCAPLIHRITARIRKLMAQSLSFAGRLQLVRSVLQSFQVEVYVLRGRSLWVVQSEVGRSWYLRVILRCRDSFKHLVHLMIDDGRSCFVWWDPWLLKGAILDSFGFTMVYDAGSNLKAWLSKFLDGEGGWRWPSAFWELLEIWGLI; encoded by the exons aTGGAGGTTTTGACCCAATTGTTGAATAAACTTCCTGTGTCgtttaggttccatgatcggTGTGAGCGTGTGGGCCTgactcatttggtttttgcagaCGATTTTATGATTTTCTGTGCAACGGAGAAAAATTCTTTGAAGTTTGTGAGGCAGGTCCTGGCGGATTTTACAGGACTATCTAGGTTACTTGCAAATGTTGGGAAGAGTTCCATATTTGTTGCGGGTGTGGAGTCAGGTGAGGCGGAGGAACTAGCTGCATTTATGGGATTCTCTCTTAGTTCGCTGCCTGTTAGGTATCTGAGGTTACCTTTATTGGCTGGTCGATTGAAGGCTGTGGATTGTGCACCTTTGATTCATAGGATTACAGCTCGTATTAGAAAGTTAATGGCGCAATCCCTTTCTTTTGCTGGGAGGTTACAGCTTGTTAGGTCTGTTTTACAGTCCTTTCAG GTGGAAGTGTATGTTTTGCGTGGACGATCTTTGTGGGTTGTTCAGAGTGAGGTTGGTAGGTCTTGGTACTTGAGGGTTATCTTGCGTTGTAGAGATAGTTTCAAGCATCTGGTTCATTTGATGATTGACGATGGAcggtcttgttttgtttggtgggatccttggcTGCTGAAGGGTGCGATTTTGGATTCATTTGGGTTTACGATGGTTTATGATGCAGGGAGTAATTTGAAGGCGTGGTTGTCGAAGTTCTTGGATGGTGAAggaggttggaggtggcctTCAGCGTTTTGGGAATTGCTTGAGATCTGGGGTCTTATTTAG